A DNA window from Mya arenaria isolate MELC-2E11 chromosome 17, ASM2691426v1 contains the following coding sequences:
- the LOC128223286 gene encoding uncharacterized protein LOC128223286, translating to MISFVCIVFCLTGGLLNECVLAENVETSENEPCLIKGRIDEQSNLVVVSKRDNRHRLNSSNAKDMQYAIDGRSFEDFEKAYYINRTMTYLQQIYCYKKEQEESIAQDQGGDETAQIEDGIVTARDAKPVQVTTKPSFICDTDFRTEPALESMLHELREIPPSQMNNLTEIMNQARMHAATGQTDVADISSLCCNLGG from the exons atgatatcatttgtttgtattgtattttgtttaactggaGGTTTACTTAACGAATGTGTTTTAGCAGAGAACGTGGAGACATCAGAAAATGAACCTTGTTTAATAAAAG GTCGAATAGATGAACAATCAAATCTCGTTGTGGTTTCCAAGCGTGATAATCGCCACAGACTGAATTCCTCTAATGCCAAAGATATGCAGTATGCTATAGACGGACGGTCATTTGAAGATTTCGAGAAGGCCTATTACATTAACAGAACCATGACTTATCTTCAGCAAATTTACTGctataaaaaagaacaagagGAAAGCATCGCACAAGACCAAGGAGGTGATGAAACAGCCCAAATTGAAGACGGTATCGTAACAGCTAGGGACGCTAAACCAGTACAAGTTACCACTAAACCAAGCTTCATTTGTGATACAGATTTTAGGACGGAGCCTGCTCTTGAATCCATGCTCCACGAATTACGAGAGATTCCGCCCTCGCAAATGAATAACCTGACAGAAATTATGAATCAAGCTAGGATGCATGCCGCAACAGGTCAAACCGACGTCGCGGACATTTCAAGCCTTTGTTGCAATTTAGGTGGTTAA